One Sanguibacter sp. HDW7 DNA window includes the following coding sequences:
- the pgk gene encoding phosphoglycerate kinase: MKTIADLGDLRGKRVLVRSDFNVPLDGTTITDDGRIRAALPTLKRLVDAGAKVVVTAHLGRPKGAPEDKYSLAPVAARLGELLGAKVTLASDTVGEGAKAAVAALGEGEVVLLENIRFDARETSKVEEERQSLAADLAELADAYVSDGFGVVHRKQASVYDIAQVLPAAVGELVLKEVDSLKKATEDPARPYAVVLGGSKVSDKLGVIANLLEKADRLLIGGGMVFTFLAAQGHSVGKSLLEVDQIDTVKGYLATAAERGVEIVLPVDIVAADGFAADAPHDVVAADAIPAERMGLDIGPESQKLFAAKLADAKTIVWNGPMGVFEFDAFAGGTRAVAQAMVDATADGAFSIVGGGDSAAAVRILGFDEAGFSHISTGGGASLEFLEGKSLPGIAVLDA, encoded by the coding sequence GTGAAGACCATCGCTGACCTCGGCGACCTGCGCGGCAAGCGCGTCCTCGTCCGTTCCGACTTCAACGTGCCGCTCGACGGCACGACCATCACCGACGACGGCCGCATCCGCGCCGCGCTGCCGACGCTCAAGCGACTCGTCGACGCCGGTGCGAAGGTCGTCGTGACGGCCCACCTCGGCCGCCCCAAGGGCGCCCCCGAGGACAAGTACTCGCTCGCGCCCGTCGCCGCCCGCCTCGGCGAGCTGCTCGGCGCGAAGGTCACGCTCGCGTCCGACACCGTCGGCGAGGGTGCGAAGGCCGCCGTCGCAGCCCTCGGCGAGGGCGAGGTCGTCCTCCTCGAGAACATCCGCTTCGACGCGCGCGAGACGTCCAAGGTCGAGGAGGAGCGCCAGTCGCTCGCCGCCGACCTCGCGGAGCTCGCGGACGCGTACGTGTCCGACGGCTTCGGCGTCGTCCACCGCAAGCAGGCGTCGGTCTACGACATCGCGCAGGTCCTGCCGGCCGCTGTCGGTGAGCTCGTCCTCAAGGAGGTCGACTCCCTCAAGAAGGCGACCGAGGACCCGGCCCGCCCGTACGCGGTCGTCCTCGGTGGCTCGAAGGTCTCCGACAAGCTCGGCGTCATCGCCAACCTCCTCGAGAAGGCTGACCGCCTCCTCATCGGTGGCGGCATGGTCTTCACGTTCCTCGCCGCGCAGGGCCACTCCGTGGGCAAGTCGCTCCTCGAGGTCGACCAGATCGACACCGTCAAGGGCTACCTCGCGACGGCTGCCGAGCGCGGCGTCGAGATCGTCCTGCCCGTCGACATCGTCGCGGCCGACGGCTTCGCCGCCGACGCCCCGCACGACGTCGTCGCCGCCGACGCGATCCCGGCCGAGCGCATGGGTCTCGACATCGGCCCCGAGTCGCAGAAGCTCTTCGCCGCGAAGCTTGCGGACGCGAAGACGATCGTCTGGAACGGCCCCATGGGCGTCTTCGAGTTCGACGCGTTCGCCGGCGGCACGCGTGCCGTCGCGCAGGCGATGGTCGACGCGACCGCGGACGGCGCGTTCTCGATCGTCGGAGGTGGCGACTCCGCCGCGGCCGTGCGCATCCTCGGCTTCGACGAGGCCGGCTTCTCCCACATCTCGACCGGTGGTGGCGCGAGCCTCGAGTTCCTCGAGGGCAAGTCGCTCCCCGGCATCGCCGTCCTCGACGCCTGA
- the tal gene encoding transaldolase, producing the protein MSSSPLTHLSGSGVAVWLDDLSRPLLTGGGLADLVRESSVVGVTTNPTIFAGAISGSDAYDTDLHALAHEGADVEAAITRLTTDDVRAALDVLAPVHAATGGRDGRVSIEVDPRLAHDADGTVAQAAELAAIIDRPGLLVKIPATVEGIDAITRTIAAGISVNVTLIFSIERYLAVIDAYLTGLELARAAGHDLAGLRSVASFFVSRVDTAVDPLLDASDDPRAPGLRGTIALANARRAYQVHLETLASPRWAALAALGAHPQRPLWASTGVKDPSLPDTLYVDALVADGTVNTMPRATLDAVADHGSTSTNTTDTITPAIEDALDRLALLREVGIDLDAVTDTLEREGVAKFAASWDDLLATVATKISPTDASQEDAQ; encoded by the coding sequence ATGAGCTCATCCCCTCTCACCCACCTCTCCGGCTCGGGAGTCGCCGTCTGGCTCGACGACCTCTCGCGGCCCCTGCTCACGGGCGGCGGCCTCGCCGATCTCGTCCGGGAGAGCTCCGTCGTCGGCGTGACGACGAACCCCACGATCTTCGCGGGCGCCATCTCGGGCTCGGACGCGTACGACACCGACCTCCACGCGCTCGCCCACGAGGGCGCGGACGTCGAGGCCGCGATCACACGGCTCACGACGGACGACGTGCGCGCCGCGCTCGACGTCCTCGCTCCCGTCCACGCGGCGACGGGCGGCCGCGACGGCCGCGTGTCGATCGAGGTCGACCCGCGCCTCGCGCATGACGCCGACGGCACGGTCGCGCAGGCGGCCGAGCTCGCCGCGATCATCGACCGGCCCGGGCTGCTCGTGAAGATCCCCGCGACCGTCGAGGGCATCGACGCGATCACGCGCACGATCGCCGCCGGCATCTCCGTCAACGTCACGCTGATCTTCTCGATCGAGCGCTACCTCGCGGTCATCGACGCCTACCTCACGGGCCTCGAGCTCGCGCGCGCGGCCGGGCACGACCTCGCCGGCCTCCGCTCGGTCGCCTCTTTCTTCGTCTCCCGCGTCGACACCGCGGTCGATCCCCTGCTCGACGCGTCGGACGACCCGCGCGCCCCGGGCCTGCGCGGCACGATCGCGCTCGCGAACGCGCGGCGCGCATACCAGGTGCACCTCGAGACGCTCGCCTCGCCGCGTTGGGCGGCTCTTGCGGCCCTCGGTGCTCACCCTCAGCGCCCGCTGTGGGCCTCGACGGGCGTCAAGGACCCGTCGCTGCCCGACACGCTCTACGTCGACGCGCTCGTCGCCGACGGCACGGTCAACACGATGCCCCGGGCCACGCTCGACGCCGTCGCCGACCACGGCTCGACGTCCACGAACACGACCGACACGATCACCCCGGCGATCGAGGACGCCCTCGACCGTCTCGCCCTGCTCCGCGAGGTCGGTATCGACCTCGACGCGGTGACAGACACGCTCGAGCGTGAGGGCGTGGCGAAGTTCGCCGCCAGCTGGGACGACCTCCTCGCGACCGTCGCGACGAAGATCTCCCCGACCGACGCATCCCAGGAGGACGCCCAGTGA
- the pgl gene encoding 6-phosphogluconolactonase produces MSAVRTVVVHPDADALAVTTGARLLLQVLDAQAVRAPVHVVLTGGTVGIRLLAEAARNPLRDLVDWSDVHVWWGDERFVGASDADRNALQARTALLDSLPLPPGNVHEMPAARPEDPSFGPDEAAAEHAAELARYAPEGAATPVFDVVLLGMGPDMHVASLFPGHPARDAVGTPTVGVHDSPKPPPSRVSLTFEAINGAREVWVVAAGAEKADAVAAGLAGDPESSAAHVHGTERTLWLVDAAAAGTAATDA; encoded by the coding sequence GTGAGCGCAGTGCGCACGGTCGTCGTCCACCCTGACGCCGACGCGCTCGCCGTGACGACGGGGGCCCGTCTCCTCCTCCAGGTCCTTGACGCGCAGGCCGTCCGCGCACCCGTCCACGTCGTCCTCACGGGCGGCACGGTCGGCATCCGGCTCCTCGCCGAGGCCGCGCGCAACCCTCTGCGCGACCTCGTCGACTGGTCGGACGTCCACGTGTGGTGGGGTGATGAGCGCTTCGTCGGTGCGTCCGACGCGGACCGCAACGCGCTCCAGGCGCGCACGGCGCTCCTCGACTCGCTCCCGCTGCCCCCCGGCAACGTCCACGAGATGCCGGCTGCACGCCCTGAGGACCCGTCGTTCGGGCCCGACGAGGCCGCGGCCGAGCACGCTGCCGAGCTCGCCCGCTACGCGCCCGAGGGGGCGGCGACGCCCGTCTTCGACGTCGTGCTCCTCGGCATGGGCCCTGACATGCACGTCGCGTCGCTCTTCCCGGGTCACCCGGCCCGCGACGCAGTCGGCACCCCGACCGTCGGCGTCCACGACTCCCCCAAGCCGCCGCCATCGCGCGTCTCGCTCACCTTCGAGGCGATCAACGGGGCCCGTGAGGTCTGGGTCGTCGCCGCGGGCGCGGAGAAGGCCGACGCGGTGGCTGCGGGCCTTGCCGGCGACCCTGAGTCATCAGCGGCACACGTGCACGGCACAGAGCGCACGCTGTGGCTCGTCGACGCCGCGGCCGCCGGGACCGCGGCCACGGACGCCTGA
- the zwf gene encoding glucose-6-phosphate dehydrogenase, giving the protein MSPTEVTAEHNPLRDSRDLRLPHIAGPCSLVIFGVTGDLARKKLMPAVYDLSNRGLLPPGFALTGFARRDWDDQDFAQVVHDAVKQYARTPFREEAWEQLAEGIRFVQGSFDDESAFEELARTVQELDVQRGTRGNHAFYLSVPPSAFPTVCRQLARSGLSKPQVAEDDAQPWRRVVIEKPFGHDLASARELNDVVSEVFDQSSVFRIDHYLGKETVLNLLALRFANQMYEPIWNNHYVDHVQITMAEDIGIGGRAGYYDGIGAARDVIQNHLLQLLALTAMEEPASFAADDLVAEKIKVLSAMRLPENLGEHTARGQYAAGWQAGEEVKGYLDEDGTDPASTTETYAAIRVDIDNRRWAGVPFYLRAGKRLGRRVTEIAVVFKSAPHLPFDSTETSDLGNNAIVIRVQPDEGVTIRFGAKVPGTAMEVRDVTMDFGYGHAFTQSSPEAYERLILSVLLGEPPLFPRHEEVELSWKILDPITAMWAAEGAPEAYRSGTWGPTSADEMLARDGRVWRRP; this is encoded by the coding sequence GTGAGCCCCACCGAGGTCACCGCCGAGCACAACCCACTGCGCGACAGCCGCGACCTGCGCCTGCCCCACATCGCGGGACCGTGCAGCCTCGTGATCTTCGGCGTCACGGGCGACCTCGCCCGCAAGAAGCTCATGCCCGCGGTGTACGACCTGTCGAACCGTGGCCTGCTGCCGCCCGGCTTCGCGCTCACGGGCTTCGCACGGCGCGACTGGGACGACCAGGACTTCGCGCAGGTCGTCCACGACGCCGTCAAGCAGTACGCACGGACGCCGTTCCGCGAGGAGGCCTGGGAGCAGCTCGCCGAGGGCATCCGCTTCGTCCAGGGCTCCTTCGACGACGAGTCCGCGTTCGAGGAGCTCGCCCGCACCGTCCAGGAGCTCGACGTGCAGCGCGGGACGCGCGGCAACCACGCGTTCTACCTCTCCGTCCCGCCGAGCGCGTTCCCGACGGTGTGCCGTCAGCTCGCGCGCTCGGGTCTCTCGAAGCCGCAGGTCGCTGAGGACGACGCCCAGCCGTGGCGCCGCGTCGTCATCGAGAAGCCCTTCGGGCACGACCTCGCCTCGGCACGTGAGCTCAACGACGTCGTCTCCGAGGTCTTCGACCAGTCGTCGGTGTTCCGCATCGACCACTACCTCGGCAAGGAGACGGTCCTCAACCTCCTCGCGCTGCGCTTCGCCAACCAGATGTACGAGCCGATCTGGAACAACCACTACGTCGACCACGTGCAGATCACGATGGCCGAGGACATCGGCATCGGTGGCCGTGCCGGCTACTACGACGGCATCGGCGCGGCGCGCGACGTCATCCAGAACCACCTGCTGCAGCTCCTTGCGCTCACCGCGATGGAGGAGCCTGCATCGTTCGCGGCCGACGACCTCGTCGCCGAGAAGATCAAGGTTCTCAGCGCGATGCGCCTGCCCGAGAACCTCGGCGAGCACACGGCCCGCGGCCAGTACGCCGCCGGCTGGCAGGCTGGCGAGGAGGTCAAGGGCTACCTCGACGAGGACGGCACCGACCCCGCGTCGACGACCGAGACGTACGCGGCGATCCGTGTCGACATCGACAACCGCCGCTGGGCGGGCGTGCCGTTCTACCTGCGCGCCGGCAAGCGGCTCGGCCGCCGCGTCACGGAGATCGCCGTCGTCTTCAAGTCGGCGCCGCACCTGCCGTTCGACTCGACCGAGACGAGCGACCTCGGCAACAACGCGATCGTCATCCGCGTCCAGCCGGACGAGGGCGTGACCATCCGGTTCGGCGCGAAGGTCCCTGGCACCGCGATGGAGGTGCGCGACGTGACGATGGACTTCGGCTACGGCCACGCCTTCACGCAGTCGTCCCCCGAGGCCTACGAGCGCCTCATCCTCTCGGTGCTCCTCGGCGAGCCGCCGCTGTTCCCGCGCCACGAGGAGGTCGAGCTCTCGTGGAAGATCCTCGACCCCATCACCGCGATGTGGGCCGCGGAGGGTGCCCCCGAGGCCTACCGCTCGGGCACGTGGGGTCCTACGTCGGCGGACGAGATGCTCGCCCGCGACGGTCGCGTCTGGCGACGCCCGTGA
- a CDS encoding RNA polymerase-binding protein RbpA, which yields MAGGNAIRGSRVGAGPMGEAERGDLADRHAVSYWCANGHQTRATFAIGPSTEIPAQWDCKRCGYPAGLDADAPPSPVRNEPYKTHLAYVKERRTDEDGTALLDEALAALRARRGG from the coding sequence GTGGCTGGTGGTAACGCGATCCGCGGTTCGCGCGTCGGCGCAGGGCCGATGGGCGAGGCCGAGCGAGGAGACCTCGCAGATCGGCACGCAGTGTCCTACTGGTGCGCCAACGGCCACCAGACCCGTGCGACGTTCGCCATAGGCCCGTCGACCGAGATCCCGGCGCAGTGGGACTGCAAGCGCTGCGGCTACCCCGCAGGGCTCGACGCCGACGCCCCGCCGTCGCCCGTGCGCAACGAGCCGTACAAGACCCACCTCGCGTACGTCAAGGAGCGGCGGACCGACGAGGACGGCACGGCCCTCCTCGACGAGGCGCTCGCCGCGCTGCGGGCGCGCCGAGGCGGCTGA
- the tpiA gene encoding triose-phosphate isomerase has translation MATRTPLIAGNWKMNKDHLEGIDLVQKLDWHLKDGKHDFAAAEVTVLVPFTDLRSVQTFVDAEKSGLSYGAQDVSAHVSGAYTGEISPVFLARLGVTYVAIGHSERRQFHGEDDALVNAKTKNALAHGLVPIVCVGEGLDVRKAGEQVSYTLAQVDGAFEGISAEDAAKVVVAYEPVWAIGTGEVATPADAQEVNGAIRARLAELYSAEVADAVRVLYGGSVKSSSIVELMAEQDVDGALVGGASLDPEEFAKIARFQQA, from the coding sequence ATGGCTACCCGTACCCCGCTCATCGCGGGCAACTGGAAGATGAACAAGGACCACCTCGAGGGCATCGACCTGGTCCAGAAGCTCGACTGGCACCTCAAGGACGGCAAGCACGACTTCGCCGCCGCCGAGGTCACCGTCCTCGTCCCGTTCACGGACCTGCGCTCGGTGCAGACGTTCGTCGATGCCGAGAAGTCCGGCCTCTCCTACGGCGCGCAGGATGTGTCCGCGCACGTGTCCGGCGCCTACACGGGCGAGATCTCGCCCGTGTTCCTCGCGCGTCTCGGCGTCACGTACGTCGCGATCGGCCACTCCGAGCGTCGTCAGTTCCACGGTGAGGACGACGCGCTCGTCAACGCCAAGACGAAGAACGCCCTCGCGCACGGCCTCGTGCCGATCGTGTGCGTCGGCGAGGGCCTCGACGTCCGCAAGGCCGGCGAGCAGGTCTCGTACACGCTCGCACAGGTCGACGGTGCGTTCGAGGGCATCTCGGCCGAGGACGCGGCCAAGGTCGTCGTCGCGTACGAGCCCGTCTGGGCCATCGGCACGGGCGAGGTCGCGACCCCGGCCGACGCCCAGGAGGTCAACGGCGCGATCCGTGCGCGCCTCGCCGAGCTCTACTCGGCCGAGGTCGCCGACGCCGTGCGCGTCCTCTACGGCGGTTCCGTGAAGTCGAGCTCGATCGTCGAGCTCATGGCCGAGCAGGACGTCGACGGGGCTCTCGTCGGGGGCGCCTCGCTCGACCCCGAGGAGTTCGCGAAGATCGCGCGTTTCCAGCAGGCCTGA
- the secG gene encoding preprotein translocase subunit SecG, with translation MDILKIILQVILVITSLANVMLVLMHKGKGGGLSDMFGGGMTASVGSSGVAERNLNRLTVGFVVVWVLTIVALGLIAKL, from the coding sequence GTGGACATTCTCAAGATCATCCTCCAGGTCATCCTGGTCATCACGAGCCTCGCGAACGTCATGCTCGTCCTCATGCACAAGGGCAAGGGCGGCGGCCTCTCCGACATGTTCGGTGGTGGCATGACCGCCTCGGTCGGCAGCTCCGGCGTCGCCGAGCGCAACCTCAACCGCCTCACCGTCGGGTTCGTCGTCGTCTGGGTCCTGACGATCGTCGCACTCGGCCTCATCGCCAAGCTCTGA
- a CDS encoding glucose-6-phosphate dehydrogenase assembly protein OpcA, with protein MIIDMPSTTTTAVAKKLIKLRQEGGAVALGRVLTLIIVTDEAATTEAIDAANVASREHPCRIIVLASSTTTTGVDAQIRIGGDAGASEVIILTGPAAAFEHADTLIMPLLLPDAPIVAWWPREAPANPGKDVIGSMAHRRITDSYRSTDPRATIRTLARSYRPGDTDLAWTRTTIWRGLLTSTLDQPPFEPVTKVTVTGQDDHSSLDLLGAWLGEELDCEVEIVRTPGAQAVTAVTLTRPSGDITLARPTGKIAVLSQPGQPDHRIALPVRQLHECVAEELRRLDEDEMYGEVLTLGLVRVAP; from the coding sequence ATGATCATCGACATGCCGAGCACGACGACGACCGCCGTCGCGAAGAAGCTCATCAAGCTGCGCCAGGAGGGTGGTGCCGTCGCCCTCGGGCGCGTCCTCACCCTCATCATCGTCACCGACGAGGCCGCGACGACCGAGGCGATCGACGCCGCGAACGTCGCGTCGCGCGAGCACCCGTGCCGCATCATCGTCCTTGCGTCGAGCACGACGACGACCGGCGTGGACGCGCAGATCCGCATCGGCGGCGACGCCGGTGCGAGCGAGGTCATCATCCTCACGGGCCCGGCGGCCGCGTTCGAGCACGCGGACACGCTCATCATGCCGCTGCTCCTGCCCGACGCACCGATCGTCGCGTGGTGGCCGCGGGAGGCTCCCGCGAACCCCGGCAAGGACGTCATCGGTTCGATGGCGCACCGCCGCATCACGGACTCCTACCGGTCGACGGACCCGCGCGCCACGATCCGTACGCTTGCCCGGTCCTACCGGCCCGGCGACACGGACCTCGCCTGGACGCGCACGACGATCTGGCGCGGGCTGCTGACCTCGACCCTCGACCAGCCGCCGTTCGAGCCCGTCACGAAGGTGACGGTCACGGGACAGGACGACCACAGCTCGCTCGACCTGCTCGGCGCGTGGCTCGGTGAGGAGCTCGACTGCGAGGTCGAGATCGTCCGCACGCCCGGCGCCCAGGCCGTCACGGCCGTGACGCTCACGCGCCCGTCGGGCGACATCACGCTCGCGCGTCCTACCGGCAAGATCGCGGTGCTCTCGCAGCCCGGGCAGCCCGACCACCGCATCGCGCTGCCGGTCCGGCAGCTGCACGAGTGCGTCGCCGAGGAGCTCCGTCGCCTCGACGAGGACGAGATGTACGGCGAGGTCCTCACGCTCGGCCTCGTGCGGGTCGCGCCGTGA